In the Piscinibacter sp. XHJ-5 genome, one interval contains:
- a CDS encoding efflux transporter outer membrane subunit, with protein sequence MKRFRLSGAALGAALLAGCAGVGGPREAPPAAEAPAQWQAPLPHNGQAADLKRWWEQFDDPLLAQLVAAAQDVSPTLASAASRIEQARAARVAAGAALLPQVDGTASIVRGRQDFVSPLGSQAAAGVQAGWELDLFGARRSARDAARARLTSAEAGWHEARVSVAAEVASAYLGLRACEAQLVTTETDARSRGETARLTELSARAGFQAPATEALSRASAAQARAQLAAQRAQCDVAVKALVALTGQAEPALRERLGARSSTLPQPAQIAVGAVPAEVLNQRPDLYSAAHDLVAASADVSTARAQRLPRITLSGSIQAARFEAGGVSSDGTLWQVGPLAVSLPLFDGGTRRANVDAAKARYDEAVAVYRARLRGAVREVEEALVQLQSTASRAEDVRIAVEGYEASYRATEARFRGGLASLFELEDARRTSAAAQSQYIDLQRERVAAWISLYRALGGGWTVSDTSNRQAAATSGGRAMQ encoded by the coding sequence TTGAAGCGATTCCGTTTGTCGGGCGCTGCGCTGGGCGCCGCGCTGCTGGCCGGCTGTGCCGGTGTCGGCGGGCCGCGCGAGGCGCCGCCGGCGGCCGAGGCCCCCGCGCAATGGCAGGCTCCACTGCCGCACAACGGCCAGGCGGCCGATCTGAAGCGCTGGTGGGAGCAGTTCGACGATCCGCTGCTCGCCCAGCTCGTCGCCGCCGCGCAGGACGTCAGCCCCACGCTGGCCAGCGCCGCGTCGCGCATCGAGCAGGCGCGGGCCGCGCGGGTCGCCGCCGGCGCGGCACTGCTGCCGCAGGTCGACGGCACCGCCAGCATCGTGCGCGGCCGCCAGGACTTCGTCTCGCCGCTGGGCAGCCAGGCCGCGGCCGGCGTGCAGGCAGGCTGGGAGCTCGACCTGTTCGGCGCCCGCCGCTCGGCCCGGGACGCCGCCCGGGCGCGTCTGACCAGCGCCGAAGCCGGCTGGCACGAGGCGCGGGTGTCGGTGGCGGCGGAGGTCGCTTCGGCCTATCTCGGGCTGCGCGCCTGCGAAGCGCAGCTCGTCACCACCGAAACCGATGCACGCTCGCGCGGCGAGACCGCGCGGCTCACCGAGCTGTCAGCCCGGGCCGGCTTCCAGGCGCCGGCCACCGAGGCGCTGTCGCGCGCCAGCGCCGCGCAGGCGCGGGCGCAGCTGGCGGCGCAGCGCGCGCAGTGCGACGTGGCGGTCAAGGCGCTGGTCGCGCTCACCGGCCAGGCCGAGCCTGCGCTGCGTGAGCGCCTGGGCGCCCGCAGCTCCACGCTGCCGCAGCCGGCGCAGATCGCCGTCGGCGCGGTGCCGGCCGAGGTGCTGAACCAGCGCCCCGACCTGTACAGCGCCGCCCATGACCTGGTGGCCGCCAGCGCCGACGTGTCGACTGCGCGCGCGCAGCGGCTGCCGCGCATCACGCTGTCGGGCTCGATCCAGGCCGCGCGCTTCGAGGCCGGCGGCGTCAGCAGCGACGGCACGCTGTGGCAGGTCGGGCCGCTGGCGGTGTCGCTGCCGCTGTTCGACGGCGGCACGCGGCGCGCCAACGTCGACGCCGCGAAGGCGCGCTACGACGAGGCCGTCGCGGTGTACCGCGCCAGGCTGCGCGGCGCCGTGCGCGAGGTCGAGGAAGCGCTGGTACAGCTGCAGAGCACCGCCTCGCGCGCCGAGGATGTGCGCATCGCGGTCGAAGGCTACGAGGCCTCGTACCGTGCGACCGAGGCTCGATTCCGCGGCGGGCTCGCGAGCCTGTTCGAGCTGGAAGACGCACGCCGCACCTCGGCCGCCGCGCAAAGCCAGTACATCGACCTGCAGCGCGAAAGGGTCGCGGCCTGGATCTCGTTGTACCGGGCCCTCGGTGGCGGATGGACGGTTTCCGACACCTCGAATCGCCAGGCTGCCGCCACGAGCGGCGGCCGGGCCATGCAGTGA
- the pcaG gene encoding protocatechuate 3,4-dioxygenase subunit alpha, which produces MTTQIHGAGGMTTLLRETASQTAGPYVHIGLAPEAAGFDIFEKNFGNVLTTPDTKGERIRVEGTVTDGSGTLVRDVLIEIWQANADGKYNHPGDRQTGKAVDPSFRGWGRAASDFETGLYSFETIKPGPVMGRNGRPMAPHINFWIVARGINIGLHTRMYFGDEAKANAADPVINLIEWQVRRQTLIAQREQRGAQTVYRFDIRLQGEGETVFFDI; this is translated from the coding sequence ATGACGACGCAGATCCATGGGGCGGGTGGCATGACGACGCTGCTGCGCGAAACCGCCTCGCAGACCGCGGGCCCTTATGTCCACATCGGCCTCGCGCCTGAAGCCGCCGGCTTCGACATCTTCGAGAAGAACTTCGGCAATGTGCTGACCACCCCGGACACGAAGGGCGAGCGCATCCGCGTCGAGGGCACGGTGACCGACGGGTCCGGCACCTTGGTGCGCGACGTGCTCATCGAGATCTGGCAGGCCAATGCCGACGGCAAGTACAACCACCCGGGCGACCGCCAGACCGGCAAGGCCGTCGATCCGTCGTTCCGCGGCTGGGGCCGCGCGGCGAGCGACTTCGAGACGGGCCTGTACAGCTTCGAGACCATCAAGCCGGGACCCGTGATGGGGCGCAACGGCCGGCCGATGGCGCCGCACATCAACTTCTGGATCGTCGCGCGCGGCATCAACATCGGGCTTCACACGCGCATGTACTTCGGCGACGAGGCCAAGGCCAACGCGGCCGACCCGGTGATCAACCTGATCGAGTGGCAGGTGCGCCGCCAGACCCTGATCGCGCAGCGCGAGCAGCGCGGAGCGCAGACGGTGTACCGCTTCGACATCCGGCTGCAGGGCGAAGGCGAAACCGTGTTCTTCGACATCTGA
- the pcaH gene encoding protocatechuate 3,4-dioxygenase subunit beta: MSRAPVPGDEFLMRDPTSHPPAYAPGYKTSVLRSPRNALISLQNSLSEVTAPVFRADEFGPLDHDLIMNYAKGGLPIGERIVVHGFVHDQLGRPVRNALVEVWQANASGRYRHKKDQYIGALDPNFGGCGRMLTDENGYYAYRTIKPGPYPWRNRINDWRPAHIHYAISGDGWAQRLITQMYFEGDPLIATCPILRTVPGEEQIRGLIALQDLGHFVQLDSRAYRFDIVLRGQRATLFENNVQPTEGDVA; encoded by the coding sequence ATGTCCAGAGCCCCCGTGCCCGGCGACGAGTTCCTCATGCGGGACCCGACGTCGCACCCGCCGGCCTATGCGCCCGGCTACAAGACCAGCGTGCTGCGCAGCCCGAGGAACGCGCTGATCTCGCTGCAGAACTCGCTGTCGGAAGTCACCGCACCGGTGTTCCGGGCCGACGAGTTCGGCCCGCTGGACCACGACCTGATCATGAACTACGCCAAGGGCGGGCTGCCCATCGGCGAGCGCATCGTCGTGCACGGCTTCGTGCACGACCAGCTCGGCCGGCCGGTGCGCAACGCGCTGGTCGAGGTGTGGCAGGCCAACGCGAGCGGGCGCTACCGCCACAAGAAGGACCAATACATCGGCGCGCTCGACCCGAACTTCGGCGGCTGCGGCCGCATGCTGACCGACGAGAACGGCTACTACGCATACCGCACCATCAAGCCGGGACCCTACCCCTGGCGCAACCGCATCAACGACTGGCGGCCGGCGCACATCCACTACGCGATCTCCGGCGACGGCTGGGCGCAGCGGCTGATCACGCAGATGTACTTCGAAGGCGACCCGCTGATCGCCACCTGCCCCATCCTTCGCACCGTGCCCGGCGAGGAGCAGATCCGCGGCCTGATCGCGCTGCAGGACCTGGGCCACTTCGTGCAGCTGGACAGCCGCGCCTACCGCTTCGACATCGTGCTGCGCGGCCAGCGCGCCACGCTCTTCGAGAACAACGTGCAACCGACCGAAGGAGACGTGGCATGA
- the pcaQ gene encoding pca operon transcription factor PcaQ yields the protein MPSRDATLVRIRLRHLQCFLAVAQLGNLRRAAQALAVTQPAVTKTLNELEDMLGTPLFVRGRKGALMTPEAELFLPHASASVAALNHAVDSVLLSPAEAPLRIGMLPTLGPSFMPAVLQRFAAQRPQAVVRLHSGRNKQLIEQLRQRELDVVVGRLSDPDAMLGITFEHLYAEPLVVVMKSGHPAAGGSAAALGAWPLVLPLAGTMIRQLADGFLERHGVRPLAGVVETLDTSLARSLLLAGEAVWFTPLGAARPELDTGRFARLAVQITPEEPVGLMLAADAAPPPALQALVAAIRQQAAEWREPGRKPRHRLNRR from the coding sequence ATGCCCTCCCGCGACGCCACGCTCGTCCGCATCCGCCTGCGTCACCTGCAATGCTTCCTGGCCGTCGCGCAACTCGGCAACCTGCGCCGCGCGGCGCAGGCGCTTGCCGTCACGCAGCCGGCCGTCACCAAGACGCTGAACGAGCTGGAGGACATGCTCGGCACACCGCTGTTCGTGCGCGGCCGCAAGGGCGCGCTGATGACCCCGGAGGCCGAGCTGTTCCTGCCCCATGCGAGCGCCAGCGTCGCCGCGCTCAATCACGCGGTCGACAGCGTCCTGCTGTCGCCGGCCGAGGCGCCGCTGCGCATCGGCATGCTGCCGACGCTGGGGCCGTCGTTCATGCCCGCGGTGCTGCAGCGCTTCGCCGCGCAACGGCCGCAGGCGGTCGTGCGGCTGCACAGCGGGCGCAACAAGCAGCTCATCGAGCAGCTGCGCCAGCGCGAGCTCGACGTCGTCGTCGGGCGCCTGTCGGATCCCGACGCCATGCTGGGCATCACCTTCGAGCACCTGTACGCCGAGCCGCTGGTCGTGGTGATGAAGAGCGGTCATCCGGCGGCCGGCGGCTCGGCGGCCGCGCTCGGCGCCTGGCCGCTGGTGCTGCCGCTGGCCGGCACGATGATCCGGCAACTCGCCGACGGTTTCCTCGAGCGCCACGGCGTGCGCCCGCTGGCCGGCGTCGTCGAGACGCTCGACACCTCGCTGGCGCGCTCTCTGCTGCTCGCCGGAGAAGCGGTGTGGTTCACGCCGCTGGGCGCCGCGCGCCCCGAGCTCGACACCGGCCGATTCGCCCGCCTGGCAGTGCAGATCACCCCCGAGGAGCCGGTGGGCCTCATGCTGGCCGCCGACGCCGCGCCGCCGCCGGCCTTGCAGGCGCTCGTCGCAGCCATCCGCCAGCAGGCCGCCGAATGGCGCGAGCCGGGCCGCAAGCCTCGACATCGGCTTAACCGCAGGTAA
- a CDS encoding WYL domain-containing protein has translation MDRTERFYKIELLLRSRGCVSFETLREELDVSRATLKRDLQYLRDRLSAPIVYDRFDNGYRFEAGSAKSRQELPGIWFSEQEIHALLTMHQLLAGLDDDGVLSRHLQPMMDKLQGMLGADESEARELMRRVKLISTARRRVPSRHFELLGSALVQRRRVWLRYFKRSDRSVSVREVSPQRLVNYRNTWYLDAWCHASDGLRRFALDAVQEAKALEARARQVAVKDLEAELDAGYGIYGGRGAKLKWATLRFGSEAAQWVSHEEWHAEQKARWLADGRYELQVPYSDPTELAMDILRHGDSVEVVGDKALVASIAERLRRAARLYA, from the coding sequence ATGGACCGAACCGAACGCTTCTACAAGATCGAGCTTCTGCTGCGCAGCCGCGGTTGCGTCAGCTTCGAGACGCTGCGCGAAGAGCTCGACGTCTCGCGCGCCACGCTCAAGCGCGACCTGCAGTACCTGCGCGACCGCCTGTCGGCGCCCATCGTCTACGACCGCTTCGACAACGGCTACCGCTTCGAGGCCGGCAGCGCGAAGTCGCGGCAGGAGCTGCCCGGCATCTGGTTCAGCGAGCAGGAGATCCACGCGCTGCTCACGATGCACCAGCTGCTCGCAGGGCTGGACGACGACGGCGTGCTGTCGCGCCACCTGCAGCCGATGATGGACAAGCTGCAGGGCATGCTGGGCGCCGACGAGAGCGAGGCGCGCGAGCTGATGCGCCGCGTGAAGCTGATCTCCACCGCGCGGCGGCGCGTGCCGAGCCGCCATTTCGAGCTGCTGGGTAGCGCGCTGGTGCAGCGGCGCCGCGTGTGGCTGCGCTACTTCAAGCGCAGCGACCGCAGCGTCAGCGTGCGCGAGGTCTCGCCGCAGCGCCTGGTGAACTATCGCAACACCTGGTACCTCGACGCCTGGTGCCACGCGAGCGACGGCCTGCGCCGCTTCGCGCTCGATGCGGTGCAGGAGGCGAAGGCGCTGGAAGCCAGGGCCCGGCAGGTTGCGGTGAAGGACCTGGAGGCCGAGCTCGACGCCGGCTACGGCATCTACGGCGGACGCGGCGCCAAGCTCAAGTGGGCCACGCTGCGCTTCGGTTCCGAAGCCGCGCAGTGGGTGTCGCACGAGGAGTGGCACGCCGAGCAGAAGGCGCGCTGGCTGGCCGACGGTCGCTACGAGCTCCAGGTGCCGTACAGCGATCCGACCGAGCTCGCCATGGACATCCTGCGCCACGGCGACAGCGTCGAGGTGGTGGGCGACAAGGCGCTGGTGGCATCGATCGCCGAGCGCCTGAGGCGCGCCGCTCGGTTGTACGCTTGA
- a CDS encoding DUF427 domain-containing protein, translating into MKATWNGAVIAESDDTVVVEGNHYFPESSLDRQYITFSNHRSSCPWKGQAHYYSLMVDGDLNPDAVWYYPQPSDAAKEIKGRVAFWKGVKVE; encoded by the coding sequence ATGAAAGCCACCTGGAACGGCGCCGTGATCGCCGAGAGCGACGACACCGTGGTCGTCGAAGGCAACCACTATTTCCCCGAGAGCAGCCTCGACCGGCAGTACATCACCTTCAGCAACCACCGCTCGAGCTGCCCGTGGAAGGGCCAGGCGCACTACTACAGCCTGATGGTCGACGGCGACCTCAATCCGGACGCGGTCTGGTACTACCCGCAGCCGAGCGACGCGGCGAAGGAGATCAAGGGCCGCGTGGCGTTCTGGAAAGGCGTGAAGGTGGAGTGA
- a CDS encoding DMT family transporter → MPPRTDTLATVLPAEQHRLVHRGRQRLAAWAALALILVWGANFSVQKVVFNALSPGGFLFVRYLIMPIAAALLLYARHGRRWPKVGRADLRQLLRLGIAGHLLHVGMVTYGIHWSTAFSSSLILAIGPVFTLLILRAYGLERLTRAQVIGVALACIGVLVFLSDKVQGGQWGASGGDLVLLVSAAFFSYYTVAAKPLIERYGGVTVMTYAVLLGSAPVVLVSLPAGLQVDWANVPLSIWAGMLWAVLVSAFLGWMVWGWINAVRGVARTAPLLYLMPPVAGLVAWGTTGEHYTAIKLVGAALALAGVALAQYATPSPHDPVRESVAPVD, encoded by the coding sequence ATGCCGCCCCGCACCGACACCCTCGCCACGGTCCTGCCCGCCGAACAACATCGACTCGTGCACCGCGGCCGGCAGCGCCTGGCGGCCTGGGCGGCGCTCGCGCTGATCCTGGTCTGGGGCGCCAACTTCAGCGTGCAGAAGGTGGTGTTCAACGCGCTGTCGCCGGGCGGCTTCCTGTTCGTGCGCTACCTGATCATGCCGATCGCGGCCGCATTGCTGCTTTACGCCCGCCACGGGCGCCGGTGGCCGAAGGTGGGACGCGCCGATCTGCGCCAGCTGCTGCGCTTGGGCATCGCCGGCCACCTGCTGCACGTGGGCATGGTCACCTATGGCATCCACTGGTCCACGGCGTTCTCGAGCTCGCTGATCCTCGCCATCGGCCCGGTGTTCACGCTGCTGATCCTGCGCGCCTATGGCCTGGAGCGGCTCACCCGCGCGCAGGTGATCGGCGTCGCGCTGGCCTGCATCGGCGTCCTGGTGTTCCTGTCGGACAAGGTGCAGGGCGGCCAGTGGGGCGCCTCCGGCGGTGACCTGGTGCTGCTGGTCTCGGCGGCATTCTTCTCGTACTACACCGTGGCGGCCAAGCCGCTGATCGAGCGTTACGGTGGCGTCACCGTGATGACCTATGCGGTGCTGCTCGGCAGCGCGCCTGTCGTGCTGGTCAGCCTGCCCGCCGGGCTGCAGGTCGACTGGGCGAACGTGCCCCTGTCGATCTGGGCCGGCATGCTGTGGGCGGTGCTGGTGTCGGCCTTCCTCGGCTGGATGGTGTGGGGCTGGATCAATGCCGTGCGCGGCGTGGCGCGCACGGCGCCGCTGCTGTACCTGATGCCGCCGGTGGCCGGCCTGGTCGCCTGGGGCACGACCGGCGAGCACTACACGGCGATCAAGCTGGTGGGCGCGGCACTCGCCTTGGCCGGCGTGGCGCTGGCGCAGTACGCGACGCCGTCGCCCCATGACCCGGTGCGCGAATCCGTGGCACCCGTCGACTGA
- a CDS encoding thioredoxin family protein, translating into MKARLSLIATAVVLAACSKPADPPPAKPAPVAQADVHAEAIAWKKAVSDADVDAAFAQARSENKPLFLYWGAKWCPPCNHLQATLFNRMDFIERSRAFVPVYVDGDSPGAQKLGTRFKVRGYPTMVLFNTEGAELTRLPGEVDASQYTQVLTLGMSAQRPVKAVLADARGGGKTLTPNDWKLLAFYSWETDEQQVVPQDQTPALLKQLAAACPADQAETADRLLLKSVAATDEKDAGKADAATRERVGKVIGDAKAARTHMDVLTNGAADIVKALAPPKTPERAQWVATFDTTLKALQADTTLSRADRLTALIARVDLAKIDRAKDDKSPVVLPEALLADVREQSAKMDREITDGYERQSVITAAGYLLNHAGLGAESDALLKANLAKSHSPYYLMSQLASNAKKRGDKDEALRWYEESFNKAEGPATRLQWGSGYVTALIELAPQDEARIEKATAQLFDEAAAQPNAFYERSARSLERVGSKLVAWNKGNAHAATLKKLQAQLDGVCARLPAEDKPQRDVCQRLLKAGAPKTSA; encoded by the coding sequence ATGAAGGCCCGCCTCTCGCTGATCGCCACCGCCGTCGTCCTCGCGGCCTGCTCCAAGCCTGCCGACCCGCCGCCGGCCAAGCCCGCGCCCGTGGCCCAGGCCGACGTCCATGCCGAAGCCATCGCGTGGAAGAAGGCGGTCAGCGACGCCGATGTCGACGCCGCCTTCGCTCAGGCCCGATCCGAGAACAAGCCGCTCTTCCTGTACTGGGGCGCCAAGTGGTGCCCGCCCTGCAACCACCTGCAGGCGACGCTGTTCAACCGCATGGACTTCATCGAGCGCTCGCGCGCCTTCGTGCCCGTGTACGTCGACGGCGACAGCCCCGGGGCGCAGAAGCTGGGCACGCGCTTCAAGGTGCGCGGCTATCCGACGATGGTGCTGTTCAACACCGAGGGCGCCGAGCTGACCCGCCTGCCGGGCGAAGTCGATGCCTCGCAGTACACCCAGGTGCTCACGCTGGGCATGAGCGCGCAGAGGCCGGTGAAGGCGGTGCTCGCCGACGCCAGGGGCGGCGGCAAGACGCTCACCCCCAACGACTGGAAGCTGCTCGCATTCTATTCGTGGGAGACCGACGAGCAGCAGGTCGTGCCGCAGGACCAGACGCCCGCCCTGCTCAAGCAGCTCGCCGCCGCCTGCCCCGCCGACCAGGCCGAGACGGCCGACCGGCTGCTGCTGAAGTCGGTGGCCGCCACCGACGAGAAGGACGCGGGCAAGGCCGACGCCGCCACGCGCGAGCGCGTGGGCAAGGTGATCGGCGACGCCAAGGCGGCCCGCACCCACATGGACGTGCTCACCAACGGGGCCGCCGACATCGTGAAGGCCCTGGCGCCGCCGAAGACGCCCGAGCGGGCGCAATGGGTCGCCACCTTCGACACCACGCTGAAGGCGCTGCAGGCCGACACCACGCTGTCGCGCGCCGACCGGCTGACGGCGCTGATCGCACGCGTGGACCTGGCGAAGATCGACCGGGCCAAGGACGACAAGTCGCCCGTCGTGCTGCCCGAGGCGCTGCTGGCCGACGTGCGCGAGCAGAGCGCGAAGATGGACCGCGAGATCACCGACGGCTACGAGCGCCAGTCGGTCATCACCGCCGCCGGCTACCTGCTGAACCATGCCGGCCTGGGCGCCGAGTCCGACGCGCTGCTGAAGGCGAATCTGGCCAAGAGCCACTCGCCGTACTACCTGATGTCGCAGCTCGCGTCCAACGCCAAGAAGCGCGGCGACAAGGACGAGGCGCTGCGCTGGTACGAGGAGTCGTTCAACAAGGCCGAAGGCCCGGCAACGCGCTTGCAGTGGGGCTCGGGCTACGTCACCGCGCTGATCGAGCTGGCGCCCCAGGACGAAGCGCGCATCGAGAAGGCGACCGCGCAGCTCTTCGACGAAGCCGCCGCGCAGCCGAACGCCTTCTACGAGCGCAGCGCCCGCTCGCTGGAGCGCGTGGGCAGCAAGCTCGTCGCGTGGAACAAGGGCAACGCGCATGCGGCGACGCTGAAGAAGCTGCAGGCGCAGCTCGACGGCGTGTGCGCCAGGCTGCCCGCCGAGGACAAGCCGCAGCGCGACGTCTGCCAGCGGCTGCTGAAGGCGGGCGCGCCGAAGACCTCCGCATAG
- a CDS encoding M13 family metallopeptidase, with the protein MKLPLFATLALATSLALAADNGALQSGLDRAGFDSGVRAQDDLFRHANGTWIRNTPIPADKPEFGGFIELRDRSDERVRKLVEELSAKDAPAGSVEQKIGSFYRAYMDEAAIDRAGLAPLQPWLAQIDALKTKGELAALLGRLQGLSSTPVEPWVDADAKEPTVNRAQLWQGGLGMPDRDYYLSDNERYAKARTAYREYLQTLLRLGGSADPDGGATAVYALERRLAQAHWTRVDNRDPQKTYNPMAVPALAKAAPGFDWAAFFKAADLPRIDRVVVSQPSYAKSFAATVKSVPLPTWKLYLRAQLLNGSAKLLPKEFRDARFAFRGKALLGLEQEKPRWQDATQALDAALGEAVGQVYVARYFPPENKARMQTLVTNLLAAYDESIDGLTWMGPRTRQFARDKLARYVQKIGYPEVWRDYGKLEIRDGDALGNAVRAGRFEWERVARKAGRPVDRREWLLTPQNVNAYYNPSLNEIVFPAAILEPPFFDAKADDAVNYGAIGAIIGHEISHGFDDTGSQYDGEGMLRNWWTDADRKAFSALGDKLVAQYNQYEPLPGHKLNGKLTLGENIADLSGLQIAYKAYRRSLGGKPAPVIDGLSGDERFYLGWAQAWRSKTRPERALHLLTIDTHSPDEFRANGAAVNSDGFHSTFGTKPGDKMFKPSEERIRIW; encoded by the coding sequence GTGAAACTCCCCCTCTTCGCGACCCTCGCGCTGGCCACGAGCCTGGCGCTTGCCGCCGACAACGGCGCGTTGCAATCCGGCCTGGACCGCGCCGGCTTCGACTCCGGCGTGCGCGCGCAGGACGACCTGTTCCGCCACGCCAACGGCACCTGGATCCGGAACACGCCGATTCCCGCCGACAAGCCCGAGTTCGGCGGTTTCATCGAGCTGCGCGACCGCTCGGACGAGCGCGTGCGCAAGCTCGTCGAGGAGCTGAGCGCGAAGGACGCGCCGGCCGGCAGCGTCGAGCAGAAGATCGGCAGCTTCTACCGCGCCTACATGGACGAGGCGGCCATCGACCGGGCCGGCCTCGCGCCGCTGCAGCCCTGGCTCGCGCAGATCGATGCGCTCAAGACCAAGGGCGAGCTGGCCGCGCTGCTGGGCCGGCTGCAGGGACTGTCGAGCACGCCGGTGGAGCCCTGGGTCGATGCCGATGCGAAGGAGCCGACGGTCAACCGGGCGCAGCTCTGGCAGGGCGGCCTCGGCATGCCCGACCGCGACTACTACCTCAGCGACAACGAGCGCTATGCCAAGGCGCGCACGGCCTACCGCGAGTACCTGCAGACGCTGCTGCGACTGGGCGGCAGCGCCGACCCCGACGGCGGCGCGACTGCGGTCTACGCGCTCGAGCGACGCCTCGCGCAGGCGCACTGGACTCGGGTGGACAACCGCGATCCGCAGAAGACCTACAACCCCATGGCGGTGCCCGCGCTCGCCAAGGCCGCGCCCGGCTTCGACTGGGCGGCGTTCTTCAAGGCCGCCGATCTGCCCAGGATCGATCGCGTGGTGGTGTCGCAGCCGAGCTACGCCAAGTCGTTCGCCGCCACGGTGAAATCGGTGCCGCTGCCCACGTGGAAGCTGTACCTGCGCGCGCAGTTGCTCAACGGCTCGGCCAAGCTGCTGCCCAAGGAGTTCCGCGATGCGCGCTTCGCGTTCCGCGGCAAGGCGCTGCTCGGCCTCGAGCAGGAGAAGCCGCGCTGGCAGGACGCCACGCAGGCCCTCGACGCCGCGCTCGGCGAGGCCGTGGGCCAGGTGTACGTCGCGCGTTACTTCCCGCCGGAGAACAAGGCGCGCATGCAGACGCTGGTGACCAACCTGCTGGCCGCCTACGACGAATCGATCGACGGCCTGACGTGGATGGGGCCGCGCACCAGGCAGTTTGCGCGCGACAAGCTGGCCCGCTATGTGCAAAAGATCGGCTATCCCGAGGTGTGGCGCGACTACGGCAAGCTGGAGATCCGCGACGGCGATGCCCTGGGCAACGCCGTTCGCGCCGGCCGCTTCGAGTGGGAGCGCGTGGCCCGCAAGGCGGGCCGCCCCGTCGACCGCCGCGAGTGGCTGCTGACGCCGCAGAACGTCAACGCCTACTACAACCCCAGCCTCAACGAGATCGTGTTCCCCGCGGCCATCCTCGAGCCGCCCTTCTTCGACGCCAAGGCCGACGACGCGGTCAACTACGGCGCCATCGGCGCGATCATCGGCCACGAGATCAGCCACGGCTTCGACGACACCGGCAGCCAGTACGACGGCGAAGGCATGCTGCGCAACTGGTGGACCGATGCCGACCGCAAGGCCTTCTCGGCGCTGGGCGACAAGCTGGTCGCGCAGTACAACCAGTACGAGCCGCTGCCCGGCCACAAGCTCAACGGCAAGCTGACGCTGGGCGAGAACATCGCCGACCTGTCGGGCCTGCAGATCGCGTACAAGGCCTACCGACGCTCGCTGGGCGGCAAGCCGGCGCCTGTGATCGACGGCCTGTCCGGCGACGAGCGCTTCTACCTGGGCTGGGCGCAGGCCTGGCGCAGCAAGACGCGTCCGGAGCGGGCGCTGCACCTGCTGACCATCGACACCCACTCGCCCGACGAATTCCGCGCCAACGGCGCGGCGGTGAACAGCGACGGCTTCCACAGCACCTTCGGCACCAAGCCGGGGGACAAGATGTTCAAGCCGAGCGAGGAGCGCATCCGGATCTGGTAG
- a CDS encoding glutaredoxin, producing the protein MPRTILDETRMHPAVRERIANWHADIVHNVQAASLSNTVLVVGMAQNPLVRRAREALRAAGQPFHYLEYGSYFSQWRRRTALKMWTGWPTFPMVFVRGVLVGGHDELHKLIETGELKRLLGEP; encoded by the coding sequence ATGCCCCGCACCATCCTCGACGAGACCCGCATGCACCCGGCCGTTCGCGAGCGCATCGCGAACTGGCATGCCGACATCGTTCACAACGTGCAGGCGGCGTCGCTGTCGAACACGGTGCTGGTGGTCGGGATGGCGCAGAACCCGCTCGTGCGGCGCGCGCGCGAGGCGCTGCGCGCCGCGGGCCAGCCGTTTCACTACCTCGAGTACGGCAGCTACTTCAGCCAGTGGCGTCGGCGCACCGCGCTGAAGATGTGGACCGGCTGGCCGACCTTTCCGATGGTGTTCGTGCGCGGCGTGCTGGTCGGAGGCCATGACGAGCTGCACAAGCTGATCGAGACGGGCGAGCTGAAGCGCCTGCTGGGGGAGCCTTGA